The DNA window GTCGCGATTGATCCCAGATGGCACTGGGGAAGTGAATCAACAAGCGGTGGCGTTTTATAATCAGATGATCGATGAACTGATTGCCCAAGGCATCGAGCCTTTTTTGTGCCTGTTTCACTTTGATATGCCATTGGCGATGCAAAACATCGGCGGATTTGAAAATAGAAAAGTGGTCGCCGCTTACGCCTATTACGCACAAACCTGCTTTACGCTATTTGGCGACCGCGTCAAACATTGGTTTACCTTTAATGAGCCCGTGGTGACTGTCGAAGGCGGTTATCTTTATAACTTCCACTATCCAAACGTGGTGGATTTTCGCCGTGCGGCGACAGTCGCCTATCATACGATTTTGGCCCACGCCGAAGCCGTTAAGCGTTATCGTAAACTGGCACTGGGCGGCAAAATTGGCATCATATTGAACCTAACGCCCTCCTATCCTCGCTCGGATAACGAAGCTGACCGTCTCGCTTCATTTCACTGTGACTTACTGTTTAATCGCAGTTTTTTGGATCCTGCAGTCAAAGGAGCCTACCCAAGAGAATTGATTGAGCTACTCGACCATTACCACCAGCTTCCGGAGATTGAACTTGGTGATTGTCGCCTAATTGAGCAAGGTAAAGTCGATATGCTTGGCATCAACTACTATCAGCCGCGTCGTGTGCAAGCTAAGTTGCATGCGGTGAATCACACCAATCCCTTTATGCCGGAATGGTTGTTTGATGAATATCGTATGCCCGGTTGCAAAATGAATCCCCATCGCGGCTGGGAGATCTACGAAAAAGGCGTGTATGACATTTTGATCAACCTGCGTGATAACTACGACAATCTCCCCTGCTACATTTCGGAAAACGGCATGGGCGTCGAAGGTGAAGAAAAGTTCCTCCACAACGGGCAGATTCAAGATGACTATCGAATTGATTTTATTCGTGAACATCTTAAATGGGTACACAGAGCGATTGAGGAAGGCTCCACCTGCTTTGGCTACCACATGTGGACTTTTATCGATAACTGGTCATGGTGCAACGCTTACAAGAATCGCTATGGATTCTATCGACTCGATTTGGCGACTCAGCAACGTTCATTAAAGAAAAGTGGTGAATGGTTTGCTCAAACAGCCAAACACAATGGCTTTGCAGATTTAGCTACAGGAGAACAATCATGGATTTAGAAGAACAAGTCATGGGCATCATTATTAATGCTGGGCAAGCACGCAGCCTCTGTTTCGAAGCACTGCGCGCCGCCAAAGAGGGAAACTTTGCAAAAGCAGAGGCTTTACTCACCGAATCTACCACCTTTGCCAACCAAGCCCATTTGGTGCAAACCCAATTGATTGAAGCCGATCAGGGGGAAGGTAAAACGCCGATGACACTGATTATGGTGCACGCCCAAGACCACCTAATGACATCGATGCTGGCCAAAGAGCTGATTACCGAACTGATTGAACTTCATCGAGAAATGTATAAGAACAAGCAACTCTCCGTTGCTTAATGAGTGAATGCCCAGCATCCCGAATTGGGGAGGATAGGTTTGCTGGGCTAGGTCATGTTTGACGGAGTGTCGGCTTGTGTAATGTTGCTTTGAGGGTAAAATGAAACTCTTGGGAACCGTTTTCCCGATCGGTTTGTTATCAAAAGCGCACCGCGCCACATAGGATTGCCATGGCTACTATTAATGATGTTTCTCGCCTTGCTAACGTGTCTAAAGCCACCGTATCTCGCGTACTTAGCGGCACTCGGGGAGTAAAAGAGGAGAGTAGAGAAGCGGTATTAAAAGCGGCGGAAGCGCTGAACTATCGCCCTAATGTCATGGCTCAAAGCTTGGCAACTCAGCGCTCTGACTATATTGGTGTCGTCCTTTCTACAACCGATGCCGGCCAAGTGTCCACTTACTTACCTATGTTATCGAAAGCTTTAAAAGAGCGTAAAAAGCAGATGCTGGTGAGCTTTGCCGACAGCGAAGCGGAGTTTGCAAGAACCATCGCCGACTTTGACAATGGCCTATGTGATGCGATTATCGCGGTGGGCGGCACCGCTTCCGCACTCACGCAAAACGTGGATAACCTCATCACTATTGATGGCGGCGTTAACGGTAAAAATCGCTCTATTTCCTATGATTACCGGTTTGCCTGTGAAAGTGCCTGCCGGTATTTGTCCAGTAAAGGGCACTCATCTATTGCGATTATCTTGGATGGCAGTGATTACGCGGCCAATCAAGTGTTAGAGGGCTACAAAACCGCAATGCAGAACTTGGCGATGCCCATCAATCGTCAACTGATTGTTAATGCAACCGAAAGTCCTGAGTTAGCCGCCATGAACCTGCTCAACAGCTACTCACCTTTTACTGCGCTTATCGTAATGCGGGATAGCCATGCCGCGATTGCAATGAAAATGCTCAAAGATTTTAACCTCTCAACACCACAAGAAGTCTCCATCATGTCCCTTGAAGACTCCTTTCTTGCCAGCCAATTGACGCCAGCGCTAACCTGCATAAGTTATCCATCTGAAAAGCTGGTTAAAGCCGCCATGCAAGAGTTGGATCAATTAATGAGTTACCAACCAAGCGATGAACCGCTTTTGATTCAAGGCAACTTGGTCACTCGTGATTCCGTGGTTAACCGTAGATAAGGGTTATGCAAGAGCGAAAAATGGCGGGCAAGTTAGCAGCCGAAAACGGCACAGCAAAAAACATCAACCAGAGTTTTTGGCGACATAAAATGATACCGCATTTGACGGTGCGCTCTACATACAATAGCACCCAAGGTTATAAAGCCCACAGCCACTCTGAACTCTCAATTGGTCTTATTACCGCAGGACAAACTCTACTGACCCTACCGGACAATCAGCTATGTTTATCTGCGGGTGATATCATACTGATCGAGCCTAAAGTTGTTCACTCCTGCAACCCTATCAATAAATTACCGCGTAGCTATCACATGCTGTATCTCGACAATTATTGGTGCTGTCAGATATTAAGTCGTTTATATGGTCATCAAATAGATAGATTAACTTGCGATCAGTACCCGCTAATTAAATCTGCAGCTCATCGTGTTTTAATTTCATTATTGGATCAGCTTTCTTGCATCTCCAACTCAACCAACAATAACGTTACCAATAATGTTGCCCTTAATGAAAAAATAGAGCTCGTTTTGCTCGATATTATTTCTCAGTATGTCTCTCCCCTAACAAATACGTCAGATAAAGATAGCTTAGCTTATGCGATGAAACGCTTGCTGCTTCGGGACATCACTGATTCACCATCTCTCGAAACCATTGCAACACAGCTCAACCGACCAGTAGAGAGCTTGATTCGTCAGTTCAAAGCACGTTTCGGTATCACGCCCAAAGCTTTCCTTACCAATCATAGAATCGAACAAGCAAAACTCTTACTTAAAAGGGGAATGAATATTGTCGATGTCGCGGGCGAAGTTGGTTTTTCAGATCAAAGTCAATTACATCGTGCTTTTGTCCATTACACAGCCTCAACACCAAGACAATACCAACAGCTCGCGTCAATTTTCGACAATAATCGTTAAATCATAAGACCTATAGTCCATATCCACTTTTGACGTTAGGTATTTTCCATGTTGTATTCGACCTTTTTCCCCGAAGCCTTTCCAGCCCTAGCTCTTGCTCACTTTGTCGCGCTTCTAAGCCCCGGACAAGACTTCTTTTTGATCATCGGTCACTCCATTCGCCATCGCCTAAAGGGCAGTCGTTTTATCTGTTTAGGCATCGCTTTGGGTAATGCCATCTACATCGCCATCGCTATTCTCGGTTGGACTCGCATTCGAGATAACAACAGCCTATTTATGATCATTTCTATGCTAGGGGCGGCATACCTGTTTTGGATTGGCATACATTTATTAAAAAGTCAGAAAAATGAAGATCGATTGGAAATACAAGAGACACTAACGCCATCTGCATTCAAGCAATTAACGCTGGGTTTAAATTCAGCACTATTAAACCCTAAAAATGCACTGTTTTACATGAGCTTAATGGTTGTGATCTTGGGGAACTCAATCACCATAACCCAACAAATTACATGCGGTGTATGGATGTCTCTTGCGGTCTTGCTCTGGGATTTGCTTGTTGCTTCTGTCATTGGACTGCATCAAGTACAAATGCGTTTAAGTCAAAGCGTGCACCTTATCGAACGAGGCGCTGGAATGGTGTTAATCTTTTTCGGTATGGCGTTGTTTGTGGATTATTTAAGGTGAACGGAATTTAGACATTGCGGCATTAATAGTTATATAACCAACTAAATTCGTAATCAAATATGGTCGTAATAATGTCAACTAGTTACAAAGCAAAATGGTCAATCATTAGAGAATGAAAAATCCGTGAGGTAACAGACTTGGCATGATAAGAATCTCTCTACTACATCAACTCTGTTACTGAATTCACGATAAAAAAGAATAGTGCACGCCTCGTTTGTCTAGCGAGACTAATGCGGTTAAACTTTAAACAAAATAAGGTTTTTATTACTCAACAGAAAAGCCATTAGCACTGGTGATTCTCTTTTAAAGTAGATTATCTGATTATGGTGTGGCCCATTTTATTGGTTGTGCTTTCGTTAGTTACGTACTGTCAGCCTGTTTGGGCTGAGGGAGAACAACATTCCCTGCTTTCTGACGTCAGCTATTTTCATGAAGACCCAAACAGTCCGCTATCACTGCAACAAGTGCGGCAACGCTTTCAATCAGGTCAAGTACAGTATCCTAAGCAGAATTTCTTATCTCTGGGCATTAGCGAACAAGCCACTTGGATTCGTCTAGAAGTGCAAAATACGACCGGAGAGCCTCAGTTCCAACGATTGAATGCTGCTCAGCCTTGGGTTGACCATCTCTCTGTCTATTTAATGAATGATTCCGGCTTACTAAAGGAGTGGCACTCTGGCGACAGTCTTGTGGCAGATAGCCACTTACTTGCGGGGGTGGGTTTCGTTTTTGACATGACGATTCCACCGGGGGAAAGTGACATTTTGATTCGGGGACAATCGCTCGACCCGTTAACCCTGCCAATCGCTTTATTAGATTCCTATCAGTCACGCACTCTCGATTCGCAAATTCATGTCACTTCCGGCATCGTTTATGGCGTTTTACTGGCTCTGGTCGGTTTTAACTTAGTGCTTTACAGCTCACTTAAACAATTAGATGCCCTACTCTATTCCATTTACATCAGCTGTTTTATTATCGTGAACCTCTCTTATAACGGCTATGGGTTTGCATGGTTTTACCCTAACTCTCTATTTATTGCTAACCATCTGACACTTATCTTTATGATCTTTCATGGCGTTTCTGGGCTGGTGTTCGTAAGCAATTTCCTTGAAATTCGCACGCGGACTCCCAAATTGCACCTTGGCCTCAATATCTACAACGCCCTCGGCATCATCGCGATGGTGGTATTAATTTCCTTCCAACAGCACCTACTCGCCACCGCTCTTGCCTTTAGATTTCTGTCTCTGACAACCGTTATTATGATTTTGCTCGGAATATGGAATCTGGGTAAAACGAAAGATGCGTGGTATTTCTTGGGGGCAGTGGTCTGCAGTATGCTGGGCCTTTTGATCACAACACTCTCTGTTTGGGGCATGCTGCCCTACAACTACTACAGCTATAATGGCGCGGTCTTTGGTGTCGTCTTTGAAGCCATCATACTGGCGGTTATCGTTGCTTATCGGCTTAAAGCCGTCGAACAGAAACGAGCGACGGCAGAATATTTGGCAGCATACGATCCTTTAACCAATTTATTTAATCGCCGCTCTTTAATGAGCGCCGGAACAAAGTTGATCCATTTTGCAGACCAATCAAAGAAGCCATTGAGTTTTGTGATGATGGATATCGACCATTTCAAAGTCGTCAACGACACCTATGGGCATCAAGTCGGCGACCAAGCGCTGATCCATATTGCTAATTTGCTGAGAAGTAATACTCGCGCTACTGATACGCTATCACGCTGGGGCGGCGAAGAGATGGTGATTCTGCTACCCAATACCAATGCCAGTCAAGCACTGGCTTATACCGAACATCTGCGTTTAACCATCGCTCAAACACCCTTGATTCACGAAGGACAAGAGATCGAGATCACCGCCAGTTTTGGTATTGCCACTCGAAAAAAATCCGAAACCTTGGATGAATTATACCAACGCGCAGACAAGCAGCTTTATCTTGCTAAAAGACAAGGTAGGAATCGAGTTGAGCCAGCCTTTGAAAAATAGAAGCGACGCAGAAGCGTCGCTTTTGGAGGTTAACTCACATGTTGTTTCGTTCGAGTCATAGAACGGATGATAGAACGTATTTGGAGCACAACAACAAGGACAAAAAAGCCTGCCAATACCATAGAAACTGGGCGCTCAGCGAATTCGATCAAATTGCCATTGGCTTTTATCATAGAGGACAACAAGTTTTTTTCTAGCATTGGCCCTAATATCATACCCAAAATAATCGGTGATATTGGGTAATTTCCTCTTTGCAAAAAATAACCTAATACACCCATTCCCAACATAACGACAATAGAAGAGAGTGAATTATTTATTGCAAATGACCCTACCATACTAAACACAATAATAATCGGATAAAGAATCGCTTTATCAATGAAGATAACTCGCTTAATGATGTTAACTACAAATGCAGCCAATGGTAGCAGCATTAAATTGGCGATGAAAAACAAGATAAACACGGCATATAATTTATCCGGTTGGAACAGAAATAGCGTGGGACCAGGATTCATATCTTTCATGTATAACACACCGATAATGATCGCCGCGGCTGAATCCCCAGGAATACCAAAGACTAATGAGGGAATCCAACTACCCGCTAAGCTAGCATTGTTACTTGAAGAAGAATCAATAATCGCCTCTTCAGAGCCTTTACCATACCGTTCTGGATTTTTGGAAAATTTTTGCGATAACGCATAAGAGATCCAAGCCGCAATATCAGCACCCGCCCCGGGTAATGCACCGATCAATGTACCTAAAATGCTACTGCGGCAAATATTAAATTTATACCGCCACATCGTCTTGGGAATGCCTTTAAATAGGTTAAAGCTAGATTGAGTCGGAATGACATCTTGCCGTTTCGTGGTAATTTTCCCAGCGTAGTATTCGATAGCACCAGAAATAGCAAACAAACCAATCATCGCAGGAATAAAATTAATTCCTTCTAACATACTCACTTGACCAAATGTAAAGCGAGGTACCCCTGTAATTTGGTCATAACCGACACAGGCCAATAGTAAACCTAGGCAGAGAGTTACCATCCCTTTTAATGGCTGATTTCCCACCACTAATGTCGCACACGTTAACCCCAATAGTGACAACCAAGTGTATTCGTAAGAGCTGAATTTCAAGGCAAACTTAGCAAGCATTGGCGCTGCTAGCATTAAGATCAACGCTCCGATTAAACCACCAATCACAGAACTACATAAACCGATCCCCAACACCCGGTTCAATTTGCCTTGTTTCACTAACTCGTTAGAATCTGCAACGTAAGCGGCTGATGCTGGAGTGCCGGGAATTCTCAATAACGCCCCCGGAATATCTCCGGCGTAAATAGAGGACGCACCAATTGAAATCATCAAGGCTAACGCAGGAACAGGATCCATGAAAAAGGTGAAAGGAACCATTAATGCAACGGCCATTGTTGCTGTTAGTCCTGGGATGGAACCGACAAACAATCCAAATAAACTGGCGGCAATCACAGCCAGTATTGAATTGAGATCAATATAGTGTAGTGAACTCAGTAATACGGACATAAATCACCTCCTAGGCAAAAAATCCAGCGGGCAACGCCACCATAAGTACTTTGGCAAATAGGTAATAGATCAAGCCAGACGCAACCAAAGAACAGACACCATTTAACAACCATTTTTTGGGATTGCGTAGACTCATTAGAGTCAACAACAAAACAAACGAGCAAATGGGAAAGCCAACGTTGGAGACAAATAGGCAGAACAGTCCAACAACCACGATAACGATGGCAACTGCACGCCATTCTGCCGCTGAAAATGGTATTTTTTGTGGCCGTTGGACACAGTGTACAATTCCATCTAATAAGGTAAAAAAGAACAGCAATGCACTGAGTATGGTTGGCATAAAGCCAGCGCCATAAGACCCAACTCCTCCATAAAGTTGAATGCTGGTGATGAAGATAACTAAGGCAAAAGTACCAATAACAAATTGAGCAAAAGGCAAAGTTCGCATAATGCACCTACATGTTGGTTATTCGCTCCACATGGCGAATATCTTGAATTTACGGGTAATAGCGCCACCGCTATTACCCAACCTCTGTTACTTCTTCAACTTGGCAATCAGCTTCTGATATTTCTGGTCTTCGGCTTTCATGAAGGACTGCATATCATCACCAAACAGAGGGTAGACTTCAAAGCCCTGCTTATTCGCATAATTCTGTAGTTTTCCTTCAGCAAACACTTTCTTCATTGTGGCGATAAGCTTTTCTTGCACCTCTTTCGGAATACCGGCAGGAGCGACTAACGCATTCCAAGTCGAAAAGCTGTATTTATACGGTGTTGCCTCTTGGAATACGGGCACATCCTTATAAAGCCCTTGAGCCTTTTCTGCCATGGTCGCTAAATTTTTCACCATACCAGCTTCGACCATACTTTTGGCTTCACCCGGAGAGGAAGTAGTAAAATCGATACCACCTGATACCAATTCCATTAATGCAGAACTTGAACCTTCAGAAGGAACATAAGTGACTGCATTAGCAGGCAATCCCATCGCATCAAGCATACCGATGAGATTAAGATGCCAACCTGAGTTGAGGCCACTGCCGGATGCCTTAAGTTGCCCCGGATGCGTTTTGATATAATCCGTTAATTGACTGATGGTTTGAAACTTCGAATCGGCTGCGGTTTGAATACCACCTAGATTTACGGCTAGACGAGTAATCGGGGTGTAATTCTCATAGCTTAAGTCTGTCATTCCTTGATGACGCATCATGGCAATTTCGACCGTTGCTACGCCCAATGTATAACCATCAGCTTTGGACTTCGCGATTGCATCGTGGCCAACCACGCCCGCACCACCAGTACGGTTGATCACGTTGACATTAACACCCAACTGTTCCTGTAAACCTTCAGCCACCAGTCGAGCAACCGTGTCGGTATTACCACCCGCGCCCCAAGGTACAATAATTTGAATTGGTTTGTCTGGCCATGCAGCGAATGCACTTGATGACGCTAGAACACTTAAAGTGATAAGAGTAGTTTGTAGGGTTAGTTTCACGGTAGAGCTCCTTGTTATATTTGTTGTGTAAAGTTGAGTTCTCGTTATTTATTGAGGGTACGAATAGCCTCGCGATGTGCTTCTCCGTTAGCTCGAATTTGGTCAAGAATGACACTTAATCCCCAGTGCTTTTCCAGCACATCGTAAGGCGTTGTTCGGCTAAAATTGGAAGCAAATGTGCCTAATCTTTGGTGGAAAATTTTGGCATTTTTGGGGTAACCTAAGGTTTCTGTCACTGCACTTAATGAAAGGAACCAAGCCAGCTTTTCTGCGTATTCTGGTGCTTCACTGCTGTGGTGATACAACCAGTTATAAAGATCTGGGTGGAAGTTAGTAAACACTCCGCAGAAACCTTTTGAGCCAGCCTTTATCGCTTCATAAGCAATCGCTGCATTGGCATTCACAATCGCTAGCGGCGTACCATCGACCAATTTGACGCGGCGTTGCACTGTTTCCAAATCACAACTCACATCTTTCAAAACTGAGAAACGTCCAGAATTGGCGCAAAAGAGAATTTCTTCATCACTAAGCAAGCGACGATAAGGTGCTGGACATTCATACAACCCCAATGGCATGTCACTTGGCATTGCATCCAAAATGGTTTGCAGATTGTTCATGAAAACGTCTGTACCTTTATTATCTGGATCAAGTCGATTCGTCACTAGAACCACAGCATCAACACCCGTTTTTGCCATTGCATTGAGCTCTTCAATTTGATCCTCTATCGCAGGAGAAATATGCCCAGATGAAATCACCGGAATACGCCCAGCGGTGTAATCTACAACAAATTTGGACAGTTCAACGCGTTCAGCCAAGGTGAGGTGGAGCATTTCACTCGATTGACACACGGCAAAAAAGGCGTCGGCGCCATTATCGATATACCAATCGATTAATTTTTCTAATCCTGGGTAATCAATTTCGTTGTTATCAGTAAAAG is part of the Vibrio porteresiae DSM 19223 genome and encodes:
- a CDS encoding glycoside hydrolase family 1 protein — its product is MLYQFPPHFYWGSAASATQTEGAAAQFGKGDNIWDHWYQQEPNRFYQGVSPQQTSTFYQHFRDDIGLMKAINHNSFRTSISWSRLIPDGTGEVNQQAVAFYNQMIDELIAQGIEPFLCLFHFDMPLAMQNIGGFENRKVVAAYAYYAQTCFTLFGDRVKHWFTFNEPVVTVEGGYLYNFHYPNVVDFRRAATVAYHTILAHAEAVKRYRKLALGGKIGIILNLTPSYPRSDNEADRLASFHCDLLFNRSFLDPAVKGAYPRELIELLDHYHQLPEIELGDCRLIEQGKVDMLGINYYQPRRVQAKLHAVNHTNPFMPEWLFDEYRMPGCKMNPHRGWEIYEKGVYDILINLRDNYDNLPCYISENGMGVEGEEKFLHNGQIQDDYRIDFIREHLKWVHRAIEEGSTCFGYHMWTFIDNWSWCNAYKNRYGFYRLDLATQQRSLKKSGEWFAQTAKHNGFADLATGEQSWI
- the chbA gene encoding PTS N,N'-diacetylchitobiose transporter subunit IIA, which codes for MDLEEQVMGIIINAGQARSLCFEALRAAKEGNFAKAEALLTESTTFANQAHLVQTQLIEADQGEGKTPMTLIMVHAQDHLMTSMLAKELITELIELHREMYKNKQLSVA
- a CDS encoding LacI family DNA-binding transcriptional regulator, translating into MATINDVSRLANVSKATVSRVLSGTRGVKEESREAVLKAAEALNYRPNVMAQSLATQRSDYIGVVLSTTDAGQVSTYLPMLSKALKERKKQMLVSFADSEAEFARTIADFDNGLCDAIIAVGGTASALTQNVDNLITIDGGVNGKNRSISYDYRFACESACRYLSSKGHSSIAIILDGSDYAANQVLEGYKTAMQNLAMPINRQLIVNATESPELAAMNLLNSYSPFTALIVMRDSHAAIAMKMLKDFNLSTPQEVSIMSLEDSFLASQLTPALTCISYPSEKLVKAAMQELDQLMSYQPSDEPLLIQGNLVTRDSVVNRR
- a CDS encoding AraC family transcriptional regulator; protein product: MQERKMAGKLAAENGTAKNINQSFWRHKMIPHLTVRSTYNSTQGYKAHSHSELSIGLITAGQTLLTLPDNQLCLSAGDIILIEPKVVHSCNPINKLPRSYHMLYLDNYWCCQILSRLYGHQIDRLTCDQYPLIKSAAHRVLISLLDQLSCISNSTNNNVTNNVALNEKIELVLLDIISQYVSPLTNTSDKDSLAYAMKRLLLRDITDSPSLETIATQLNRPVESLIRQFKARFGITPKAFLTNHRIEQAKLLLKRGMNIVDVAGEVGFSDQSQLHRAFVHYTASTPRQYQQLASIFDNNR
- a CDS encoding LysE family translocator, which gives rise to MLYSTFFPEAFPALALAHFVALLSPGQDFFLIIGHSIRHRLKGSRFICLGIALGNAIYIAIAILGWTRIRDNNSLFMIISMLGAAYLFWIGIHLLKSQKNEDRLEIQETLTPSAFKQLTLGLNSALLNPKNALFYMSLMVVILGNSITITQQITCGVWMSLAVLLWDLLVASVIGLHQVQMRLSQSVHLIERGAGMVLIFFGMALFVDYLR
- a CDS encoding sensor domain-containing diguanylate cyclase, whose amino-acid sequence is MVWPILLVVLSLVTYCQPVWAEGEQHSLLSDVSYFHEDPNSPLSLQQVRQRFQSGQVQYPKQNFLSLGISEQATWIRLEVQNTTGEPQFQRLNAAQPWVDHLSVYLMNDSGLLKEWHSGDSLVADSHLLAGVGFVFDMTIPPGESDILIRGQSLDPLTLPIALLDSYQSRTLDSQIHVTSGIVYGVLLALVGFNLVLYSSLKQLDALLYSIYISCFIIVNLSYNGYGFAWFYPNSLFIANHLTLIFMIFHGVSGLVFVSNFLEIRTRTPKLHLGLNIYNALGIIAMVVLISFQQHLLATALAFRFLSLTTVIMILLGIWNLGKTKDAWYFLGAVVCSMLGLLITTLSVWGMLPYNYYSYNGAVFGVVFEAIILAVIVAYRLKAVEQKRATAEYLAAYDPLTNLFNRRSLMSAGTKLIHFADQSKKPLSFVMMDIDHFKVVNDTYGHQVGDQALIHIANLLRSNTRATDTLSRWGGEEMVILLPNTNASQALAYTEHLRLTIAQTPLIHEGQEIEITASFGIATRKKSETLDELYQRADKQLYLAKRQGRNRVEPAFEK
- a CDS encoding tripartite tricarboxylate transporter permease, with the translated sequence MSVLLSSLHYIDLNSILAVIAASLFGLFVGSIPGLTATMAVALMVPFTFFMDPVPALALMISIGASSIYAGDIPGALLRIPGTPASAAYVADSNELVKQGKLNRVLGIGLCSSVIGGLIGALILMLAAPMLAKFALKFSSYEYTWLSLLGLTCATLVVGNQPLKGMVTLCLGLLLACVGYDQITGVPRFTFGQVSMLEGINFIPAMIGLFAISGAIEYYAGKITTKRQDVIPTQSSFNLFKGIPKTMWRYKFNICRSSILGTLIGALPGAGADIAAWISYALSQKFSKNPERYGKGSEEAIIDSSSSNNASLAGSWIPSLVFGIPGDSAAAIIIGVLYMKDMNPGPTLFLFQPDKLYAVFILFFIANLMLLPLAAFVVNIIKRVIFIDKAILYPIIIVFSMVGSFAINNSLSSIVVMLGMGVLGYFLQRGNYPISPIILGMILGPMLEKNLLSSMIKANGNLIEFAERPVSMVLAGFFVLVVVLQIRSIIRSMTRTKQHVS
- a CDS encoding tripartite tricarboxylate transporter TctB family protein, with amino-acid sequence MRTLPFAQFVIGTFALVIFITSIQLYGGVGSYGAGFMPTILSALLFFFTLLDGIVHCVQRPQKIPFSAAEWRAVAIVIVVVGLFCLFVSNVGFPICSFVLLLTLMSLRNPKKWLLNGVCSLVASGLIYYLFAKVLMVALPAGFFA
- a CDS encoding tripartite tricarboxylate transporter substrate binding protein, encoding MKLTLQTTLITLSVLASSSAFAAWPDKPIQIIVPWGAGGNTDTVARLVAEGLQEQLGVNVNVINRTGGAGVVGHDAIAKSKADGYTLGVATVEIAMMRHQGMTDLSYENYTPITRLAVNLGGIQTAADSKFQTISQLTDYIKTHPGQLKASGSGLNSGWHLNLIGMLDAMGLPANAVTYVPSEGSSSALMELVSGGIDFTTSSPGEAKSMVEAGMVKNLATMAEKAQGLYKDVPVFQEATPYKYSFSTWNALVAPAGIPKEVQEKLIATMKKVFAEGKLQNYANKQGFEVYPLFGDDMQSFMKAEDQKYQKLIAKLKK
- a CDS encoding dihydrodipicolinate synthase family protein gives rise to the protein MKKIEGIVPVMLTPFTDNNEIDYPGLEKLIDWYIDNGADAFFAVCQSSEMLHLTLAERVELSKFVVDYTAGRIPVISSGHISPAIEDQIEELNAMAKTGVDAVVLVTNRLDPDNKGTDVFMNNLQTILDAMPSDMPLGLYECPAPYRRLLSDEEILFCANSGRFSVLKDVSCDLETVQRRVKLVDGTPLAIVNANAAIAYEAIKAGSKGFCGVFTNFHPDLYNWLYHHSSEAPEYAEKLAWFLSLSAVTETLGYPKNAKIFHQRLGTFASNFSRTTPYDVLEKHWGLSVILDQIRANGEAHREAIRTLNK